Part of the Sinorhizobium terangae genome is shown below.
AATTGCCGCGCGCATCAGCATGCCGCCGATGCCCCTGCCCTCGTGCGCCGGATCGACAGCAAGCGGACCGAGCAGAAGCGCTGGCACGCCATGGCCCTCCCGGTCGACACCCGCCTCGACATTCCAGAGACGCACCGTGCCGATCACATGAACATCCTCGTCGCGTGCGACAAGCGCAAGTCCCTCGGCCGGAACGCGGCCGCGGCGCAGCTTTTCCGACGACTTCCGGCGACGATCCGGCCCCATGGCACGGTCGAGCAGGTTTTCACGCGCGACGACGTCGCCCGGGTTTTCGGAGTCGATCACAAAGGTGGACGGCGCGAAGAACGCGCGCATGGCATCAACAACAGCGGCCATCGGGGCCTCCCGTCATCAAAACCGCTTCAGGCGGACCGGATAAGAATTGTGAAATCGCCGCTCCCGCGGTTGGCGGGAGCAGGCAGGATCAGATCACATAGGCCTTCAGCGGCTCGAAGCCGTTAAAGGCGACGGCCGAGTAGGTGGTCGTGTAGGCGCCCGTGCCCTCGATCAGAATTTCGTCGCCGATCGTCAGCGAGATCGGCAGCGGATACATGTTCTTCTCATAGAGCACGTCGGCCGAGTCGCAGGTCGGGCCGGCAAGCACGCAGGGCTCCATCTGATCGGCGTCGCGAGCGGTGCGGATCGGGTAGCGGATCGCCTCGTCCATCGTTTCCGCGAGACCGCCGAACTTGCCGATGTCGAGAAAGACCCAGCGGTGATTGTCGTTGTCCGACTTCTTCGAGACGAGAACGACTTCCGCCTTGATCACGCCCGCATTGCCGACCATGCCGCGGCCCGGCTCGATGATCGTCTCCGGAATGTTGTTGCCGAAGTGCTTCTTCAGCGCACCGAAGATCGCCTGGCCGTAAGCTTCCGCCGACGGCACGTCCCTGAGGTACTTCGTCGGGAAGCCGCCGCCCATGTTGACCATCTTGAGTTCGATGCCCTGCTTGGCGAGCTGCACGAAGACGCGCTTGGCATCGGCAAGCGCCGAATCCCAGGCATCGAGCTTCGTCATCTGCGAGCCGACGTGGAACGAGACGCCATAGGAGACGAGGCCGAGCTGATGGGCGTAGACGAGCACGTCGACGGCCATCTGCGGCACGCAGCCGAACTTGCGCGACAGCGGCCATTCCGCACCTTCGCCATCGGTGAGCACGCGGCAGAAGACGCGGGCACCGGGAGCGGCACGAGCCACCTTCTCGACTTCCTCATGGCTGTCGACCGCGAAAAGGGACACGCCCAGCGCATAAGCGCGGGCAATATCGCGCTCCTTCTTGATGGTGTTGCCATAAGAAATGCGTTGGGCGGTCGCACCGGCATCAAGCGCCATTTCGATTTCGGCGACGGACGCGCAATCGAAATTGGAGCCGAGACCGGCGAGAAGGCGCAGGATCTCCGGCGCCGGGTTGGCCTTGACGGCATAATAGATCGAGCTGTCGGGCAGCGCGTGGCGGAAGGCCTTGAAATTGTCGCGCACGACGTCGAGGTCGACAACGAGGCACGGGCCTTCCGGTCGTCGGGTGTTCAGAAAGTCGATGATGCGTGCAGTGGTCATAGCCATATTCCCCAGATCCATTAGACTCCACAACTGTGGAGGACAAAGGGCATACGCGCGCTTGCTCTGGAACCAGCCGGTGGAGACCCCGGAACCATGCATGCGCTCGATGCGCGAAACGGTGAATCGAAGCCCGCCAAGGCTAAGATTCGTCTTTGTCTGCCATGGATTGGAGGGAATATCCCAACCGCACTTCCGGCAATGAAGGTGTGCCTCTTCAGTAACCCCGGCTGTTGGAAAGCCGGCAGACACCAGAAAGGCCCGCACCGTCGTTGCTTCAAGATGTCCTCGCATTTCCCGGTTGGCCGAAATAGCGACTGGAGGGGTTAGTTCCAGGTACCTTACCGATTTCCTCACCTTATCCGAGGGTCGGCGGACACCCACAGGCACGTGCGACTTTGGGCAAGGGGTAGGTAAGAAAAAACACTGTCGTAATCAAGAGTTTTTTGCGTTCCGCGGTTGAATTTTTTCCGAAGCCGACGACATTGTCGGTGTTCACCTTCACTGAACAATCAAACAGGCCGGGAAAAATGCGCCAAGCCTTTGAAGTTAAAAGAAGTTCCTCCGGGTACACCGAGCGACGGCGCTGAGAAACCGTGCACCGGTTCGAGCGCGGGCGAGGCGGCGTTATTCATGATCCTTCGACAGGCGAGCGATTGCGGCCGAATCAGCCCGGCGAACAGACGAAAGAAAATCAGCCATGGACACCTTGACCCGTATCCGTGCCTTCATCGACGTCGTGGACGCGGAAGGCTTTTCCGCCGCCGCCCGGCGCGTCGGAAAATCCAAGGCGCTCCTGTCGAAATATGTGCGTGAACTCGAAGACGAGCTCGGCGCCCTCCTGCTCAACCGCACGACGCGGCAATTCTCCCTGACCGAGGCCGGCCACACCTACTATCGCACGGCCTCCGAGATCCTGAAGGAGATCGACAACCTCGCCGATCTCGTGCGCGCCAACAATTCCGACCTGCGCGGCCGGCTGCGCATCACTGTGCCCAGGACATTCGTGGATGCGGATATTGGCCAGTCGCTGATCGATTTCGGCAAGCAACATCCCGAATTGTCGCTCGAAATCGTCTCTGACGACCGCTTCATCGATTTGGTGGAAGAAGGCTTCGATGTGGCGATCCGCATCACGCGGCTCGAGGATTCGACGCTGATCGCGCGCAAGCTCGATGACTTTCAGGTGCTGCTCTGCGCCTCGCCGGACTTCGTGGAGAAGATCGGTCCGCTCAAGCATCCGACCGAGCTTTCGAAAATCTCCTGCATTCTCGACACCAATGGCCGGTCCTATTCGAACTGGCGCTTCGTCGAGCCGGACGGTTCGCCCTTTACGGTGCCGGTGGGAGGACCGATCGAGGTCAACAGCCCGCTTGCCTCCGCGCGTGCCGCGGTGACCGGTCTCGGGGTAGCCCCGGTGCCCGATTTCATCGCCCGGCCGAAGATCCAGTCCGGCGAGCTGGTGACGTTGTTCGATGACTTCTTGCCCAAAGACCGCGGCATCTACGCGATCTACCCGCATCGGCGCTATCTGCCGGCGAAGGTCCGCACCTTCGTCGATTTCCTGCACGGCTGGTTCCGCGCGCGATGAGCATGCCGGGTGCCGCGCCGCAAGTCCCAATTCCGTCCCATTTGCAGTACATTTCGAAGGCGATTCGCGCGGCTCAGGCCGAAAAGGATTCCATTCTCATGAAAACTAAATGCCTCGTCATGGCCGGCCTTGCCACGCTCCTCGCGCCCGCCCTGGCTGTCGCGCATCCGCACATTTTCGCCGAAGCGCGGCTGGAGATCGTTTCCGACGACAAGGGCGAGATCGGTGAATTGCGCAATGTCTGGCGCTTCGACGAGCTGTTTTCCGCAAGTGTCGTGCTCGACTTCGACAAGAACTCGAACGCGACCCTCGACCCGGACGAACTCAAGGAGGTTGGCCAAACGGTTCTCGAGTCCCTTTCGGAATACAATTACTACACGACGATCTTCGACAACGGCAAATCGGTGAAGGTGTCGAAGCCGGACAGCATTACCGTCGACTACAAGGATAACCAGCTCCTGATGATGTTTGCGGTCAAGCCGGCCGAAGCGATGCCGCTCAAGGGCAAGCTCTCCTTCGGCGTCTACGACCCGACCATGTACACCGCGATGGACTTCCCGACCGACGACGATCTCACGGTCGTCGGCGAAAAGATCGAGGCTTGCGAGCATCAGGTGGTCAGGCCGGATCCCGACGAAGTGCTCGCCGAAAACAAGGACACGCTGACCGACGCCTTCTGGAACGACCCGACGGGCACCGACATGTCGAAGCTTTTTGCAACCAGGATCGAGGTCAAATGCTGAACGCACGCAAGATTGGCGGACCGCTGATGGCCGCGCTCTTCCTGGCGGCCCTTTCCGCAACAGCGGCCGCGGCGCAATCGCCCCTCGGCATCGGCACCGCCGAACCGTCGGTCCAGACAACGGGTTTCCTCGGCAGCTTCTTTGCCTGGGTCAACATGGAGCAACAGAGCTTCTACCGGCTGCTCACAGGCACGCTCAAGGGCATGCGCGAGAACCCGTGGCAACTCTGGTCGCTGATCGGCCTCTCCTTCGCCTATGGCGTCTTCCATGCGGCGGGTCCCGGGCATGGCAAGGCGGTGATTTCCTCCTACATGATCGCCAACGAGACGGAACTTCGCCGCGGCGTCGTCCTCTCCTTTCTCTCCTCGATCCTGCAGGGCGTGGTGGCGATCCTCCTCATCGGCGCCGTCTATCTCCTGTTGCGGGGCTCGTCGATCAGCATGACGGATGCCACCCGCTCGCTTGAGATCGCAAGTTACGCGCTGATCGCGGCGTTCGGAGGTTGGCTGGTCTTTCGCAAGCTGCGTTCGATGACGCGGCCCGCTCTTGCTGCAGCCAGCGACGCGCAGGCGGAGCACGGCCATCACCACGATCACCATGACCATGGCGATCATCACCACCATCATCACGCACACGCTGCCGGCGAGGTCTGCGCGACCTGCGGCCACGCGCATGCGCCGGACCCGACCATGCTGAAGGGTGATCGTTTTGCGCTGAGCGAAGCCTGGTCGGCGATCGTCGCGGTCGGCCTGCGTCCCTGCTCCGGCGCCTTGATCGTGCTCTCCTTCGCGCTTTTGAACGGGCTCTATCTCGGTGGCGTTCTCTCGGTCTTCGCCATGTCGATCGGCACGGCCATTACCGTCTCTATCCTCGCGACCATGGCCGTCACCGCCAAGAGCTTCGCGCTCCGCTACGCCTCGAGCGGTTCGGCCGCGGCACGCATTTCCAACGGCATCGAGATCGCCGGCGCCGCGATGGTGCTGGTGCTTGGACTTGTGCTGCTGGGCGCTGCGCTTCAGGGATAGAGCGAGTCCAAGACTTGCCCAACTGCCAAGACTACAGCGCCGCGCGTCCAGCTAGACGCGCGTAGTTGCTACTCCCCGCGCCGGCGCTGATGGCGGGCGCGGAGCCAGAAAATCAGGAAGAAGCCGAGGACGAAGAGAGCGCCAAAGGCAGCCGCAAGCCATGGCGAAATATCGCCCAGCCAAAGCATGATCGACGGCAGGGCGAAGAAGCCAACGGCGACGACGGCAAGAATGACCGCCGCCGCGATTGCGGCGGATCTTTCCTTTTTCTCAGGCGGTTTCAAGCTCGCTCCTTTGCCACTAGATCTGCGCGAATAGCCTCGAGGCGCCGCTTCTGCCGGCCGTCACCGTCGAAGTTCTCGGGCAACAGCCAGGCTTCGAATGCGGCCTTGATGAGCGGCCATTCGCCGTCAATGATCGAGAACCAGGCGGTGTCGCGGTTAGCGTGCTTCGAAATCATGTGCTGGCGGAAAATGCCTTCGAAGGTAAACCCGAGGCGCGCCGCCGTGGCGCGGCTCGGCTCGTTCTCGCTGTGGCATTTCCATTCGTAGCGGCGATAGCCCAGGTCCTCGAAAACATGCCTGGCCATCAGATAGTGCGCCTCCGTCGATAGCGGCGAACGCGCCATGGCCGGCCCGTGAGCCACACCGCCGACTTCCACGACGCCATTGGCCGGGTCCGCCCGCATGTAATTTGCCATGCCGACAACCTTGCCGGTCGCCTTGTCGCGAAAGACCTCTGTGATCCAACCGGACTTTTCCTGGACCGCGCTCAGCCAAGCGTCGAAATCTTCGACGCCGGAAAAATCGTCCTGGGTGAAATATTTCAGGAGCGGGTTGATCGCCATGCCGCCGAAGGCGTCGTGCCAGAGCGCTTCGAGATGTGCCGCCCGATCATAGGGCTCCAGCCTGACATATCGCCCCTCGATAAGAACCGGCTGCGGCGCCGGACATCCCTTCCAATTGGCAAGATCACGCATCGATTGCTCCCGCGTTTTCATTTGCCCTTCGCAATAGGACAGACGCCTGGCCGTTACAAATTCAAACTGGTGATGGACCCATGCAGCGGAACGAATAAGGGGGGAGCGAACTCCCGCTCCCCAGTGTTCTCAGTCACGCGCCGCCGGATCAGGCGGGGACCTTGGCCCCCGAAACGGTTGCCTCGATGTGATCGACGAGCGCATCGGGAAGCCCGAGACGGCCGGCGAGCAGATCGAGATAGCCGCGTTCCGCCCGGCTCTCCGGCTCGATCGCGAGGCGCGATGCGGTGTAGATCTCCACGCGCTGCTCCTCCGTCGTGGCGGCGGCAACGATCGCATCTAGATCAACCGGATTGGCGAGTTCCGCCTCGAGGAAGGCGGCCGCATCGGCGGAGAGTCCGGAAACCGACAGCTTGTCCATGATGCGGCCGCGCTCGGCCTCGTCGATATGGCCGTCGGCACGCGAGGCGGCGATCATGGCACGCACCAGGATCAGGGCAAAATCGTTGCTCACGGCTCCCGGCGCCGTGAAGCCGGAGTCGGACGGCGGCGGCAGGAGCTCCGGTGTCGACCGTGCAGCCGGTTCGGCGGCCGGCGCCTGGCCGGCCTGATAGTTCTTGTAGGCCTGATAGCCAAGCCCGGCGATCGCCGCGAGACCGCCCAGCACCGCAGCATTGCCTGCGAGCTGACGACCGGATTTCGTGCCGAGGAGGACAGCAGCGATCGCGCCGGTCGCAAGCGGATTATCCCTGGCGAGCTTAGTCACTTGGTCCGCGCGATCGCGCACCGTGCCGCCGGCGCCCGGCACCTGCGAACCCAAAAACTGATCCAGCAACTTCTTCGCGTCGAACATGGCTTCGCTCCTCTTCGGTTATCCCGCGACGGCAAAGCAAGAAAGCGCTCTCCCGCACCCGCGTCGTTGTCGGCGGATTGAGACATAGGAACGTGGCGAGGAAAATACAAATTGACGTTGAAGATGAACAAGCCGGGCAAACGCCCGGCTGGCGCACACCCACTGCATGTTTCCTTAAATCGCACCCGATTCAAGGAACATCCAGCAATTCAAAGTGCTACAGCGTCCTTTGCGCGTCTGGTAAGGACGCGCCGCGCTGTAGGTGACCCGCAAATTCACCCCTTGAGGGCATAGGCTTCAGCGGCAAGCTTGGTGATGCCGGCCCAATCGCCTTTCGCCACCAATTCCTTCGGCGCCACCCAGGAACCGCCGACGCAGACGACGTTCGGCAGCGAAAGATAATCGCGGGCGTTGCCAAGCGAGATGCCGCCGGTCGGGCAGAACAAGGTGCCGGCAAGCGGCGAGGACAGCGACTTCAGATAGGCGGCACCTCCGGCCTGCTCGGCCGGGAAGAACTTCATCACCTGATAGCCCTCCTCGCGCAGCCCCATGACCTCGCTCGCCGTCGCCGCCCCTGGCAAGAGCGGCACTTCGTGATCATTGGCAACATCGATCAGCTCCTGGGTCGTGCCGGGACTGACGATGAACTGCGATCCCGCCTCCACGGCCTGTTCGAACTGTGCGGCATCGAGAATCGTGCCCGCACCGGCGACGGCACCCTCGACCTCGGCGGCGACCGCGCGGATCGCATCCAGCGCCGCCTGCGTGCGCAGCGTGATCTCGATCGCCTTGAGGCCGCCGGCGACAAGTGCACGCGCCAAAGGCACGGCGGTTGCGGCATCGTCGATGACCAGGACCGGGACCACCGGTTGCAGCTTGAGGATGGAGAGAAGCTTGTCGGTTTTCGCGCTCATGCCGGTCACCCTTTAAAACGATTGAATGTTGCGTTTCGCATACTCCCCCCGGCCGTTCTTGTCGAGACCGAAGGTCGTGAACACACCCTCGCCATATAGTAGCGGAAAATAAAATGTCATCGACCACAGCAAGATGGCTTGAGCCTTGGCAATAAAGCGATAATTTATCCGCGGTCCACCTCTCGATATGGCGGGAAATCCATGGCGAAGGAGATAGAACGCAAGTTCCTGGTCGCGTCCAGCGGTTGGAAGGAACATGCGGACAAGGGCATAAAACTCCAGCAGGCCTACGTCGTCACCATGGAAGACCGCTCCGTGCGCGTGCGAATCCATGGCAGCAAATGGGCCCGGCTGACCATCAAGATCGGCAAGTCGGCGCTGGTTCGGAACGAATACGAATACGATCTGCCCATGGATGACGCCCGCGAACTGCTGACCCAGGCGGTCGGCATCGTCATCGAGAAGCGGCGCTACCGCGTGCCGCACAAGGGTTTCACCTGGGAAATCGACGTCTACGAAGGGGCGCTCCAAGGCCTCGTCGTTGCCGAGGTCGAGATGAAGCGCGAAACGGATCTGCCCGCGCTGCCGCCATGGCTGGGGCGCGAGATTACGGGAGACCGCCGCTATTCCAACCAGGCGCTTGCCACAGAGGGGCTGCTGGAAGCGCAATCATGAGTTATGCGTTCAATCCTGGCCGCCCCTTCACCGAGGACTTTCGGGCCGTTGGGGCCGAGCAGATTGAGCGGGCGGTGGCGGTGCTCGAGCACCAGCCGCAAGGCGTTCACGAGGCAATTCACGACGCCCGCAAGAACTTCAAGCGCCTGCGCTCACTCTACCGTCTGGTCGCTTGCGACGCGCCACTTTTCCAGAGACAGGAAAACGCCCGCATACGCGCCATGGGGCGGAATCTTTCGACCGTGCGAGATGCCGCCGCACTCGTGGAGAACATCAATTATCTGCGCGGGCAGACGAATAGCGACGAACAGGCTGCGGCCCTCGACCGGATCTACACCATTCTGGCGGAGCGCCGCGACCGGATTGCCGAGACCGAGGCGGACATAGAGGGCAAGATTGCCGCGACGATTGCCAACTGCGAGGAGGCGCTTGCTGCCCTCGCACAGGTTTCCTTCGATGACGGCAAACGAAAATCCGTCGCCCGACTGAAGAAGGGCTGGAAGCGCACGCTGAAGCGCGCCTCGCGCGCGAGAGCAGCCTGCGAAGCGGACACCGATGCCGCGCTTTTCCACGAGCTGCGCAAGCGAACTCAGGACTACCGCTTGCAACTGGCACTGATGCGGGCCGCCTGGCCGTCGGCACTGGAGGCAAAGAGGGCAGAAGCCAAGGCGCTCGTCGACGTGCTCGGGCATCTGAACGACCTCGCCACGTTGACATCGCTCATCAACGAGGAACCGGGACTTGCCGGCAGCAGCCAAAACCAGGCGCACCTCATTTCCGCGGTCATCACGCGGGAAGAGGCGCTGAGGGCGGAGGCACGGCAAGGGGCGGCGGCTGTCTTCCAAGATAAGCCGAAGAACGAAAGCCGGACAATTGCGCTGCTCTGGCGTGAAGCCGGGCAGTAGAGCCGGCGGGGATCGTTATTCCGCGTCGCCAGCCGGACAATTCGGTGCGGGCCTCCGCGATTGCGCTTGACGCCTGAAAGCTGTATTGGCGAGCCCATGACCGACATATCCACGAACCCGCGCCCGGAGACACAAGGCCAGTTTCTGGTGGCCGCGCTTTACCATTTCGTTTCCTTCCCGCGCTTCGCCGATTTCCGCGAACCGTTGCAGGCGGTCTGCGACGCCAATGGCGTGAAGGGCACGCTGCTCGTCGCGCATGAGGGCATCAACGGTACGATTGCCGGCTCCGACGAGGGCATTGCCGCAGTGCTCGCCTATCTGCGCGCCCAGCCGGAATTGAACCGCCTTGAACACAAGGAAAGCCGCGCATCGGCGATGCCCTTCCTGCGGATGAAGGTGCGGCTCAAGAAAGAGATCGTCACCATGGGCGTCGAAAACATCGACCCCAACAAAGTGGTCGGCACCTATATCGAGCCGAAGGATTGGAACGCGCTGATCTCAGATCCGGAAACGCTGGTGATTGACACGCGCAACGACTACGAGACGGCGATCGGCCTTTTCCGCGGCGCCGTCGATCCGAAAACCAAGACCTTCCGCGAGTTTCCGGATTGGGTGCGCAACAACACCGGCCTGCACAACAAACCGAAGATCGCGATGTACTGCACCGGCGGCATCCGTTGCGAGAAGGCGACGGCCTTCATGAAGGAGCAGGGCTTCGAAGAGGTCTACCACCTGAAAGGCGGCATCCTCAAATATCTCGAGGAGATCCCCGAGGAGCAGAGCCTCTGGGACGGTGCCTGCTTCGTTTTCGACGAGCGCGTTTCCGTGACCCACGGCCTCGCAGAAGGCGAGCACACGCTCTGCCACGCCTGCCGCCAGCCCCTGACGCCGGAAGACCTGTTGTCTCCCCTTCACGAGGAGGGCGTCTCCTGCATCCATTGTCATGAGATCCGCACCGACGAGGACCGCGAGCGCTATCGCGAGCGGCAGAAGCAGATCGCGCTGGCGAAAAAGCGCGGCGAGCGGCATCTCGGAAGCTGAGGCGGCGGCAAAAGGCAGGAACGCAGGTGTAGATACCCCCCTTCTGCCCTGCCGCTCAGCAATCACTCCTCGCGCCAAATCATTCCGGCAGCGTCTCGTACTCGTCCACGCGAACGGCGGACCGATCCCAATCCGGTCGACTGCGGGTGAAGACCGCGTTGGTGGGCTCAAACAGTGACATATCGTCGAGCGTGCCGGCATAGACCGTCCAACGGTCGGCACCGGACGAGAAGATCTGGCTGCCGCAGGTGGGGCAGAAGTGGCGGATCGTCACATTGCCGTTTTCGGCGAGCTTCTCGTAGGCCCTGAGCTCGCCGGTGACCTCGACGTCGGCGCGCGAGAAGATCATATAGCAGCAGTGTCCGGTACCCGTGGCCCGTTGGCAGTCGCGGCAATGGCAGAAGCCGGAGTAGATCGGCGAGCCCTTGGCTTCGTACCGTACCGCGCCGCAGAGGCACCCACCCTTCATCGCGCTCATGGCATGTCCCCCTCAAACTGCCTACTGCATGCTTCCTGAAATCGGAGCCGATTTCAGGGCAAAAACATGCAACAATTCAAAGTGCTACCGCATCCTTGGTGCGCCTGAAAAGACGCATGGCGGTGCAGAGGATAGCGAAGCGGCTCGCGTGGTCAAAGAAAAACCGCGCGCCATGTTGCGGCGCGCGGTCCATATCGGCGTTCAGCGGACAGGCTTACCAGCTCGGGATCAGCGCACCCTTGAAAGTATCGACGATGAAGGCTTTGACGCTGTCGTCGTGATAGGATTCGACGAGCGTCTTCACCCAGGGTGCATCCTTATCCGCGGCGCGCACCGCAATGACGTTGGCATAAGGAGACTTCTCGCTTTCGATGGCGATGGCGTCCTCCTTCGGATGAAGGTCAGCCTCGAGCGCGTAGTTGGTATTGATCACGGCCGCGTCGACATCGGCGAGCGAGCGCGGGAGCTGGGCCGCATCGAGCTCGGCGAACTGGATGTTCTTCGGATTTTCCGTCACGTCGGCCGGGGTGGCCTTCAGGCCGACATCCGGATTGACCTTGATGAGGCCCTTCGACGCGAGAACCAGGAGCGCGCGGCCGCCATTGGTCGGATCGTTCGGGATTGCGATCGTCGCTCCATCCGCCAGCTCATCGAGGCTCTTTACCTTGTTCGAATAGACGCCCATCGGCGTGGTGATGGTCAGGCCCACGCTGACGATATCGTAGCCCCGATCGGCGATCTGGTTGTCGAGATAGGGCTGATGCTGGAAGGAATTGGCGTTGAGTTCGCCATCGGCGAGTGCCTGGTTCGGAACCACATAGTCGGAGAATTCGAGGATCTCGATGTCGAGGCCCTTGGGAGCGGCGACTTCCTTCACTTTCTCCATGATCTGAGCATGCTCGCCCGGGGTGACGCCGACCTTGATGGTCTCCGCAAGCGCGGTGCCGGCCGCAAGGGCGGCGAAGGCCGCGGCTAGAATGAGCTTTTTCATGGAAGTCTCCTTGTTGCTGTTTGATGTCTTGGGAGAGGATCAGTTCTTGCGGCTGCGTTTGTCGAAGCGGCGGGCGAGGCGGTCCCCCGCGCTCTGCACCAGTTGCACGAGCACGATCAGCACGACGACGACGACCAGCATCACGTCCGGCCTGAAGCGCTGATAGCCGTAGCGGATGCCGAGATCGCCGAGACCGCCGCCGCCAACAGCCCCGACCATTGCCGAATAGCCGATGAGGCTGACGATGGTCATGGTAAGGGCCAGCGTCAGCGCCGGACGGGCCTCGGCCAGAAGCACCTTGAAGACGATCTGCGTCGGGGTCGCGCCCATGGCGCGGGCGGCCTCGATCAGCCCCTTGTCGATGTCGCGAATCGCCGCCTCTACCAGCCGCGCGAAGAACGGAATGGTCGCGATGGTCAGGGGCACGATCGCCGCCTTCGTCCCGATCGACGTGCCGGTGACGAGACGCGTGAAGGGGATGATCGCAACGACCAGGATGATGAACGGCGTCGATCGCGTGGCATTGACGATGAGCCCGACGATGCGGTTGATGTTGGGCGCCGGAAACAGCTCGCCCTTGCCGCTGGTCGCAAGGAAAATGCCGATCGGCAGGCCGATCAGCGAGCCGATCAGGCCGGCGATCGCCACCATGCGCAGCGTGTCGAACGTGGCCTTGGCGATGAGGAGCAGAAGATCAGGCGACATAGCCGAGCACCTCCGTGACCAGTCCGTTCTCGGTAAAGAAGCGTTCCGCCCTCCCCGACGTCTCGTCATCCGCCGCATAGGCGACCACGAGAGAGCCGTAGGGTTTGCCGCCGATTTCGTCGATCGTGCCGGCAATGATGTTGACCTCGGCACCGACCGACTTGATGAGCTGGGAAACCAGCGGCCGTTCCGCCGTCGCGCCGAAGAAGGTGAGGCGCACCACCGCACGATCGCCAGCACTCGCGGCCGGCTTCAGCCCACGCGCGACCGCATCCGGCAACTTCGAGCCGGCCAGGCCGGACAGGAGCGCCCGCGTCGTCTCGTGCTTCGGATGAGTGAAGACATCGAAAGTATGGCCGCGTTCGACGATCTCGCCCTTGTCGATAACGGCCACATCCGAGGTTACGGCTTTCACCACTTCCATCTCATGGGTGATGAGGAGCACGGTCAGTCCCAGTTCGGCGTTGATGCGCTTCAACAGCTCGAGGATGGACTGCGTCGTTTCCGGGTCGAGCGCCGATGTCGCCTCGTCCGAAAGCAGCAGCTTCGGCTCGGTCGCAAGCGCACGGGCAATGCCGATGCGCTGTTTCTGGCCGCCCGAGAGTTCGGCCGGGTAGCGAGCGTGCTTGTCGGCGAGACCGACGAGGTCGAGAAGCGGCCGCACGCGCGCTTCGATGGCGCGGCGATCCACACCGGCAATCTCCAGCGGTAGGGCGACATTGCCGAAAACAGTGCGCGAGG
Proteins encoded:
- a CDS encoding GNAT family N-acetyltransferase; protein product: MAAVVDAMRAFFAPSTFVIDSENPGDVVARENLLDRAMGPDRRRKSSEKLRRGRVPAEGLALVARDEDVHVIGTVRLWNVEAGVDREGHGVPALLLGPLAVDPAHEGRGIGGMLMRAAIQEAKNRGHGAILLVGDAAYYERFGFFAERAQHLVMPGPFERNRFLALELKDGWLDGAAGMLVASGRKLALPPLRRAA
- the odc2 gene encoding ornithine/lysine decarboxylase, which translates into the protein MAMTTARIIDFLNTRRPEGPCLVVDLDVVRDNFKAFRHALPDSSIYYAVKANPAPEILRLLAGLGSNFDCASVAEIEMALDAGATAQRISYGNTIKKERDIARAYALGVSLFAVDSHEEVEKVARAAPGARVFCRVLTDGEGAEWPLSRKFGCVPQMAVDVLVYAHQLGLVSYGVSFHVGSQMTKLDAWDSALADAKRVFVQLAKQGIELKMVNMGGGFPTKYLRDVPSAEAYGQAIFGALKKHFGNNIPETIIEPGRGMVGNAGVIKAEVVLVSKKSDNDNHRWVFLDIGKFGGLAETMDEAIRYPIRTARDADQMEPCVLAGPTCDSADVLYEKNMYPLPISLTIGDEILIEGTGAYTTTYSAVAFNGFEPLKAYVI
- a CDS encoding LysR family transcriptional regulator, producing the protein MDTLTRIRAFIDVVDAEGFSAAARRVGKSKALLSKYVRELEDELGALLLNRTTRQFSLTEAGHTYYRTASEILKEIDNLADLVRANNSDLRGRLRITVPRTFVDADIGQSLIDFGKQHPELSLEIVSDDRFIDLVEEGFDVAIRITRLEDSTLIARKLDDFQVLLCASPDFVEKIGPLKHPTELSKISCILDTNGRSYSNWRFVEPDGSPFTVPVGGPIEVNSPLASARAAVTGLGVAPVPDFIARPKIQSGELVTLFDDFLPKDRGIYAIYPHRRYLPAKVRTFVDFLHGWFRAR
- a CDS encoding DUF1007 family protein, encoding MKTKCLVMAGLATLLAPALAVAHPHIFAEARLEIVSDDKGEIGELRNVWRFDELFSASVVLDFDKNSNATLDPDELKEVGQTVLESLSEYNYYTTIFDNGKSVKVSKPDSITVDYKDNQLLMMFAVKPAEAMPLKGKLSFGVYDPTMYTAMDFPTDDDLTVVGEKIEACEHQVVRPDPDEVLAENKDTLTDAFWNDPTGTDMSKLFATRIEVKC
- a CDS encoding nickel/cobalt transporter, producing MLNARKIGGPLMAALFLAALSATAAAAQSPLGIGTAEPSVQTTGFLGSFFAWVNMEQQSFYRLLTGTLKGMRENPWQLWSLIGLSFAYGVFHAAGPGHGKAVISSYMIANETELRRGVVLSFLSSILQGVVAILLIGAVYLLLRGSSISMTDATRSLEIASYALIAAFGGWLVFRKLRSMTRPALAAASDAQAEHGHHHDHHDHGDHHHHHHAHAAGEVCATCGHAHAPDPTMLKGDRFALSEAWSAIVAVGLRPCSGALIVLSFALLNGLYLGGVLSVFAMSIGTAITVSILATMAVTAKSFALRYASSGSAAARISNGIEIAGAAMVLVLGLVLLGAALQG
- a CDS encoding GNAT family N-acetyltransferase gives rise to the protein MRDLANWKGCPAPQPVLIEGRYVRLEPYDRAAHLEALWHDAFGGMAINPLLKYFTQDDFSGVEDFDAWLSAVQEKSGWITEVFRDKATGKVVGMANYMRADPANGVVEVGGVAHGPAMARSPLSTEAHYLMARHVFEDLGYRRYEWKCHSENEPSRATAARLGFTFEGIFRQHMISKHANRDTAWFSIIDGEWPLIKAAFEAWLLPENFDGDGRQKRRLEAIRADLVAKERA
- a CDS encoding tellurite resistance TerB family protein produces the protein MFDAKKLLDQFLGSQVPGAGGTVRDRADQVTKLARDNPLATGAIAAVLLGTKSGRQLAGNAAVLGGLAAIAGLGYQAYKNYQAGQAPAAEPAARSTPELLPPPSDSGFTAPGAVSNDFALILVRAMIAASRADGHIDEAERGRIMDKLSVSGLSADAAAFLEAELANPVDLDAIVAAATTEEQRVEIYTASRLAIEPESRAERGYLDLLAGRLGLPDALVDHIEATVSGAKVPA
- a CDS encoding 2-dehydro-3-deoxy-phosphogluconate aldolase, with product MSAKTDKLLSILKLQPVVPVLVIDDAATAVPLARALVAGGLKAIEITLRTQAALDAIRAVAAEVEGAVAGAGTILDAAQFEQAVEAGSQFIVSPGTTQELIDVANDHEVPLLPGAATASEVMGLREEGYQVMKFFPAEQAGGAAYLKSLSSPLAGTLFCPTGGISLGNARDYLSLPNVVCVGGSWVAPKELVAKGDWAGITKLAAEAYALKG
- a CDS encoding CYTH domain-containing protein, which translates into the protein MAKEIERKFLVASSGWKEHADKGIKLQQAYVVTMEDRSVRVRIHGSKWARLTIKIGKSALVRNEYEYDLPMDDARELLTQAVGIVIEKRRYRVPHKGFTWEIDVYEGALQGLVVAEVEMKRETDLPALPPWLGREITGDRRYSNQALATEGLLEAQS